A single window of Flagellimonas maritima DNA harbors:
- a CDS encoding acyl-CoA dehydrogenase family protein, translated as MNSMYFTEEHQLFRESLKDFLQKEVVPHIEKWEETGTIERFIWKKFADMGYFGLATPESFDGLGLDLFYTVILLEELQKINSGGFAAAIWAHVYLAMTHLNKNGNDIQKKAYLIPSVHGEKIGSLGVTEPFGGSDVAGMRTTATREGDSYIINGSKTFITNGVYGDYIILAAKTEPSAGNKGISIFIVDLDSEGVSANKLNKLGWRASDTAELAFDNVVVPASNLMGEEGKGFTFIMEAFALERLIMGINAHARAEHALDYTLQYMSERETFGKTIDQYQALRHRLVDLHADMDVCREYNYAVTAKMDKGDYVVREATISKLKSTKMADEVIYNCLQFLGGYGYIEDYPLARMLRDSRLGPIGGGTSEILREIIAKIIIDKKEYRAPSE; from the coding sequence ATGAACAGTATGTACTTCACCGAAGAACATCAACTTTTTAGGGAAAGCCTAAAGGATTTTTTACAAAAAGAAGTGGTACCCCATATAGAAAAATGGGAAGAAACCGGAACTATTGAAAGGTTTATCTGGAAGAAATTCGCTGATATGGGCTATTTTGGTCTTGCGACTCCTGAATCTTTCGATGGATTGGGACTTGATCTATTCTATACCGTAATTTTATTGGAAGAACTACAGAAGATAAATTCCGGAGGCTTTGCGGCAGCAATTTGGGCGCACGTATATCTGGCGATGACCCATTTAAATAAAAATGGAAACGATATTCAAAAAAAAGCATATCTCATCCCAAGTGTTCATGGTGAAAAAATAGGAAGCTTGGGAGTGACAGAACCATTTGGCGGTAGCGATGTTGCGGGAATGAGAACCACGGCAACACGTGAAGGGGACTCATACATCATTAATGGCTCTAAAACATTCATTACCAATGGTGTTTATGGAGATTACATTATTCTCGCCGCCAAAACCGAACCTTCTGCAGGCAATAAGGGCATCAGTATATTTATTGTTGATCTGGACAGCGAAGGAGTATCGGCCAATAAGCTTAACAAACTTGGATGGCGGGCTTCCGATACAGCTGAGCTCGCATTTGATAACGTAGTGGTTCCAGCATCAAACTTAATGGGCGAAGAAGGAAAAGGATTTACTTTTATTATGGAAGCTTTCGCTCTAGAGCGTCTAATTATGGGAATAAATGCGCACGCAAGAGCTGAGCACGCGTTGGATTATACATTACAATACATGTCTGAAAGGGAGACATTTGGAAAAACCATAGATCAATACCAAGCCTTGCGTCACAGATTAGTGGACCTACATGCCGATATGGATGTTTGTAGAGAATATAATTATGCCGTTACCGCTAAAATGGATAAGGGCGATTATGTAGTGCGAGAGGCTACGATTTCAAAACTTAAGTCCACCAAAATGGCAGATGAAGTTATTTATAATTGCCTTCAATTTTTAGGAGGCTATGGATATATTGAGGATTATCCTTTAGCACGTATGCTAAGGGACAGTAGGCTCGGTCCAATTGGTGGAGGAACTTCTGAAATCTTGCGCGAGATAATTGCGAAGATAATCATAGATAAGAAAGAGTACCGAGCGCCAAGCGAATAA